The Liolophura sinensis isolate JHLJ2023 chromosome 6, CUHK_Ljap_v2, whole genome shotgun sequence genomic sequence catTATTTGCCTAATGCCATGTGCATGGACAATCGAAACCTCTTGGCAACGCGGGTGGCGCTTGGCATCGACTTCTCCTGcgcacaatatatatatatatatatatatatatatatatatatatatatatatatatatataggtacagAATGTTTGAGCGAGAAGAACTGCCAGCAGGGTTAACTAACTCTGGTGCGCGTTTCTGCTttttagtatatacatgtatatattatatctaTATTGTCTCATATAAGTGATTTGTGAattttacaagtgaaatgtATATAGATTGAAACTTTTTGATGTTACACCGTGCGTTTCTTTCGCTCTAGTTCGTGCACAGTTATACTGTTATTGTGAATTAGCTAGGCTTGTTAATTACAGATCGTTCAAATCTTACAGGGCATACATATGAATATATAGGAGCAGTCGCATATGTTTCATGGGGTGGGggaaacaaaaacaccatttaCTGCCCTCCATTGATTCAGTGACCTAGATTGGTCTACAACCGTCAATAAACTTCCTCTGACGTTCACGTTGTTTAAATTTTCGCGTTGCTCTGTTTGACCATCAAAGACAAGCTAGCTCTGACTTCAAGTCGATATTAACGTCAAGAGGCccatagaaatataacaattgcTAGTGTTTGAACAGTACGCCTATGCACCAGCTAGCGCTATTAATAATTCAGCGTGTTTATTTCATACATCTCCGAGCTGAGTAAATACAGGCTTTcttcaagataaaaaaaactgacatgGCCCGAAGTTTTGCGAACATCATAAAATGAATATAGATGTGTATGTGATATAGGTCAATTTATTCCGCTAATTAATGACATACTCTGGGGACCAAAAGGTaagatttgtgtttatttccACCACTTGCACTGatgttatttctgttttactaAGTCATGCTAAGATTATAATGTTGCCGTTTTGACTATGGCAGACTACGGGCGAACTCCGTATTGCACTATGGTAACACCGGCATACGGAGTGCGGGCTCAATCCCGGCCTTAACTGGACAAAAAAATGTCTCATTGTTATTTGTGCCTTGCTGCAACAAGCGTCCCTATGCTCGCAGGGCTGTTTTGGACGATGTTTATTAtgaggaccacttgtctttctcCAGTGAGCTTGTACTTCAACACGAGGAAACGTTCTTGCCAAAGGCCGCTGCTTTAGTCTGGTATTTCACATTTGGACTCATCGCCCTATTTATATGGATGGAAACATTCTTGAGGATAGggaacattttaacaaatgatAAATTCTGTTCAAAAAGACATGGACATCGATCCATGCCAACCGTAGAGGTCGGGTGGGATGAGAGTTAGGGTGAATGAGAGCGAGAGTAGGTGGATGTGAGAGTGAGGCCATGGGGATATAATGGGGGCATATCTCTACTATCAGTCCCACAACTCTCACCCTCCCACGACTCATACCAAGTATGTTGTTATTAGATGGATAAAGAGAACAACTAAGGTAGAGAAATACTGTTGCTAACAAGATTGATGAAGGTACAGGATCATCAATATGTATGTCTGTGACGTGCTGTCATGACGTGCCAGTAGGTATAAATAGACCCATCGAGCAGTCTAATAACTACACTTTTGACAGACTGTACTTAGTAATTTAATCACGAGTTTGTCTTGACAAGGAAACTGTTTTGTTGTGGGTTCTCTGTTGGCTCCCTGACGACGAGTTTCGCGTAAACGGCATTTGAGGCCGATGAGTTACGGCAGCTTATAGAGATAAAGTTGATAATACACGATTAAAATTAAAGTGATTGTATGTGATTGCCACGTCAGCACAAAGTATGAATTCTTTTGGAAAATGGGAACTACCTGCCTTGTGTCAACGGCTAAAACATCTTTTCAGTTCAAGGTAGGGCATGCGCTCCTCGTTACGAACGTACTTTGCATAagcatatttgtgttttattttgtctgaatCATTGTGTTTGCCACATCTGGCATTTTTGTTTAGCATCACAGGCCATTAACATATTCATCTCCTGTGATATCTTTCCAGTTACTGGTTCCGGTAACTCATCATGGTAGCTGAAGTGTCTCTCTGAAGGTAGCACTGACCGGATTGTCCACTCGGGAACACTATGTCAAGAAGTTCAGATGGCAGACAGCACAACACCAACCGCATCCGACAAACATTTCGGAGCGATTCTCCAAAATACGACAAGTATTCGCGACACAGGAAACCTGACCCTAATACAGAAGAACTCATCCGATTTGTTAGAGAGCATCAAAGAGATAGGCAGCCTACCACAATTAGGCTACAAAAACTTGCCCCCTTGCCAAGCATTGGCCAGTCACATGCTCCCATTGAAGTGCCAAGAATAACGAATATTGTGAGCACATCGTTAAATAGTTTCGAAGAATCCGATGCTGACGATGGTCTGGGAGATAGCTATCCGGATGTGGACGACGACTTCGATTCGGAAGTTGCGTCCTGCACAGACAGTTTTGCTCCCATCGaagacatttgtacatatcGGGGCATGTCTAACGCTCAAATTCATTCAGGGACAGTTATCAAAAAGAAGTTGAAAAAAAGCGGGAAATCAAGGATGAGGATCTGCTCAGATCAAACCTATACGTCACATTCTTCAAACCATCTGGTTCGCACTAAGCTTGATCCCAAAAATCGGAAGTTAcccccattggtgagagatgaCATGCCGAGTCGACCTGGTGCTCCGGTTCCATCCTATGCAATGGAATCTTGCCATAGTCCGAATGCACTTACTGTGGAGGAGGAAGACCCTATTGATTATATAGAGTAGTGTCATAATTATTTTCC encodes the following:
- the LOC135469325 gene encoding uncharacterized protein LOC135469325 — its product is MSRSSDGRQHNTNRIRQTFRSDSPKYDKYSRHRKPDPNTEELIRFVREHQRDRQPTTIRLQKLAPLPSIGQSHAPIEVPRITNIVSTSLNSFEESDADDGLGDSYPDVDDDFDSEVASCTDSFAPIEDICTYRGMSNAQIHSGTVIKKKLKKSGKSRMRICSDQTYTSHSSNHLVRTKLDPKNRKLPPLVRDDMPSRPGAPVPSYAMESCHSPNALTVEEEDPIDYIE